The Rhizobium leguminosarum genome includes a region encoding these proteins:
- a CDS encoding deaminase, which produces MPDKTIASRLLSVMEDDILPLTERGVSLGNKVFGAAILRKSDLSLVVAETNNELENPLWHGEVHTLKRFYELGDKPPARDLIFLSTHEPCTMCMSAITWAGFDNFYYFFSHEDSRDAFAIPHDLKILKEVFGLEPGGYRRQNAFWNSFAIADLVETEEAQLKTALKAQTARIKARYDALSTSYQSSKSANDIPLN; this is translated from the coding sequence AAGACCATTGCCTCCCGCCTGCTTTCGGTCATGGAAGACGATATCCTGCCGCTGACGGAGCGTGGCGTTTCGCTTGGCAACAAGGTGTTCGGTGCGGCGATCTTAAGGAAATCCGATCTTTCGCTCGTCGTCGCCGAGACCAATAACGAGCTGGAAAATCCGCTCTGGCACGGCGAAGTCCATACGCTGAAGCGCTTCTACGAGCTTGGCGACAAACCGCCGGCCAGGGATCTGATCTTCCTGTCGACGCACGAGCCCTGCACCATGTGCATGTCGGCGATCACCTGGGCGGGCTTCGACAATTTCTACTATTTTTTCAGCCATGAGGATTCGCGCGACGCCTTCGCCATTCCGCACGACCTGAAGATCCTGAAGGAAGTCTTCGGGCTTGAACCCGGCGGCTACCGCAGGCAAAACGCCTTCTGGAACAGCTTTGCCATTGCCGATCTCGTCGAGACCGAAGAGGCTCAGTTGAAAACCGCGCTGAAGGCGCAGACCGCCCGCATCAAGGCGCGCTACGACGCGCTATCGACCAGCTACCAGTCATCGAAGAGCGCCAACGACATTCCCCTGAACTGA